In one Rhopalosiphum padi isolate XX-2018 chromosome 3, ASM2088224v1, whole genome shotgun sequence genomic region, the following are encoded:
- the LOC132924622 gene encoding proton-coupled amino acid transporter-like protein pathetic, whose protein sequence is MDNPAAVLTDDVEDWSPRAPSMGSDQPQTNARLSGGSGGSLPNNSSQTQSKTPQQHYKRNASTYSIDIPATLGLMVTSGNPAANEGSTTSSTMKLTEYSSSGSNSSNSGSVGDGTATATSYIISGGNGTKADGNGTVGGRRRKGGKKLPRYDPFQMRDKAKATTDSGALLHLIKSSLGSGILAMPNAFKNGGLIFGLVGTAAIGALCTHCIYLLVLCSQALARRTRRPALGFAETAAAAFSTGPRRFRAWAPFAREFVNAALFCTYYFGNTVYVVLVAASFKQVADTHTAPEWHMPVRAWILSLAIPLVPLGIVRSLRLLVPFSAIATAFILVGLGCTMSWVVTGVSLFADESALTAAVPLPDIGSRPWIAPVGHMPLFFATVLFAMEGIGTVLPIENSMRHPQRFLTARPCGVLNAAMTLVVCLYSVAGFLGYLRFGDATDGSITLNLPNDLFAESVKIMVALSILFSYGLQFCVPSEIVWTRLEPWLRKRRQNNMYSADNKITTCGAAVTTIAGSTMSTATAVTTTSATSMDEKKKLEIESNLQDKPMDGAYYVMRATMILGTVLIAALVPDLAPFISLIGAVFFSILGLMCPAVIHLATFWNHGNEDGEDTDDATDSEDDLDFDGDYYAVDDDTDLEAVQRQPQRRRSSGRSTRRRKGMSRWTVAKDVAIVLIALIALVSGTYASLVDIVAFYGSGGEGGHRAANGNGTAAAHGTTTIGPGPESAFLVAVNGGN, encoded by the exons ATGGATAACCCGGCAGCAGTGTTAACGGATGACGTAGAAGATTGGAGTCCACGGGCGCCATCGATGGGCAGCGATCAGCCCCAGACAAATGCTAGGTTAAGCGGTGGTTCTGGCGGCAGTTTACCTAATAATTCATCACAGACACAATCAAAAACACCCCAACAACACTACAAGCGCAATGCGTCCACTTATTCAATAGACATTCCAGCAACCCTAGGACTGATGGTGACGAGCGGCAACCCCGCTGCCAACGAAGGATCAACTACATCGTCTAC TATGAAGCTGACCGAATATTCGAGCAGcggcagcaacagcagcaacagcgGAAGCGTCGGCGACGGGACCGCGACTGCTACGTCGTACATCATATCGGGCGGAAACGGCACAAAAGCCGATGGCAACGGAACGGTTGGCGGACGCCGTCGCAAAGGCGGCAAGAAGCTGCCGCGTTACGACCCGTTCCAGATGCGGGACAAGGCCAAGGCGACCAC TGACAGCGGTGCCTTATTACATCTTATTAAGAGCAGTCTTGGCAGTGGAATCCTCGCCATGCCAAACGCATTCAAAAATGGTGGACTCATTTTCGGACTTGTCGGTACGGCAGCCATCGGAGCACTTTGCACGCATTGCATCTACCTTCTG GTGTTGTGTTCGCAAGCGCTAGCCCGCCGCACCCGTCGCCCGGCCCTCGGGTTTGCCGAAACCGCCGCAGCCGCGTTCAGCACTGGCCCGCGCCGATTCCGTGCCTGGGCCCCATTCGCCAG AGAATTTGTCAACGCTGCCCTGTTCTGCACGTATTATTTTGGTAACACCGTATACGTAGTGCTCGTTGCTGCATCATTCAAGCAG GTTGCCGACACGCACACTGCGCCGGAATGGCACATGCCCGTCCGCGCCTGGATCCTCAGCCTGGCCATTCCGCTGGTGCCGCTTGGCATCGTCCGTTCGCTCCGACTGTTGGTCCCGTTCTCGGCCATAGCCACTGCGTTCATACTGGTCGGTTTGGGATGTACCATGTCGTGGGTGGTGACCGGCGTCAGCCTGTTCGCCGACGAGAGTGCCCTGACGGCTGCCGTACCGCTGCCCGACATCGGATCCCGTCCGTGGATCGCCCCCGTAGGCCACATGCCCCTGTTCTTCGCCACAGTCCTGTTCGCCATGGAGGGCATCGGCACC GTACTCCCGATCGAGAACTCGATGCGCCATCCACAGCGGTTCCTCACGGCTCGTCCTTGTGGAGTTCTGAACGCCGCCATGACGCTGGTCGTGTGTCTGTATTCGGTCGCCGGATTCCTTGGCTATTTGCGTTTCGGTGACGCCACTGACGGATCGATCACTCTCAATCTGCCCAACGATCT GTTCGCCGAGTCGGTGAAAATCATGGTGGCACTGTCCATACTGTTCTCGTACGGTCTGCAATTCTGTGTGCCCAGCGAGATAGTGTGGACTCGACTGGAGCCATGGCTGCGCAAGCGACGACAAAACAACATGTATTCCGCGGACAACAAAATTACAACTTGCGGCGCGGCTGTGACCACCATCGCCGGCAGCACCATGTCTACGGCTACCGCAGTCACCACGACCAGTGCCACGTCTATGGACGAGAAAAAGAAACTCGAAATCGAATCCAACCTGCAGGACAAACCCATGGATGGAGCGTACTATGTGATGAGGGCCACCATGATCCTGGGAACCG TGCTCATCGCCGCCCTGGTGCCCGACCTGGCGCCGTTCATATCGCTCATCGGCGCGGTGTTCTTCTCCATACTGGGACTGATGTGCCCGGCCGTCATCCATCTGGCCACGTTCTGGAACCACGGCAACGAGGACGGCGAGGACACGGACGACGCGACCGACTCGGAGGACGACTTGGACTTTGACGGCGACTATTACGCGGTGGACGACGACACGGACCTGGAGGCGGTGCAGCGGCAGCCGCAGCGGAGGAGGAGCAGCGGCCGGTCGACGCGTCGCCGCAAGGGCATGAGCCGCTGGACCGTGGCCAAGGACGTGGCCATCGTTTTGATCGCACTCATCGCCCTGGTGTCCGGCACGTACGCGTCGCTCGTGGACATCGTGGCGTTCTACGGGTCCGGCGGCGAGGGCGGCCATCGCGCGGCCAACGGCAACGGCACCGCCGCGGCTCACGGCACCACCACCATCGGACCTGGCCCGGAATCGGCGTTCCTGGTAGCGGTGAACGGCGGAAATTAG